A single Anatilimnocola floriformis DNA region contains:
- the lhgO gene encoding L-2-hydroxyglutarate oxidase codes for MHQADVAIVGGGIVGLATAWQIGNRFPQLRVAVLEKEPEVGTHQTGHNSGVLHSGIYYKPGSLRATNCRTGKAAMEAFCKEQGVPYDICGKVIVAVNEQELPRLEIIFERGQQNGVRCEMIGRERLCELEPHTAGIKAIHVPEAGIVNYAAVTRKLAEILKQRGGEVLTGWQVTKMHEEPTGVLLISPAGELMAKHVVTTGGLHSDRLAKLSGHPTPNRIVPFRGEYYDLKPEAEHFCRNLIYPVPDPSFPFLGVHFTRMIEGGIECGPNAVLAFAREGYRKTDLNFGDLVGTLTYGGFLRLAAKYWRTGAGEMWRSWSKAAFVRALQHLIPEIRSEHLVPARTGVRAQAITPDGLIVDDFLIEGTGRFVNVLNAPSPAATSALNVGKLILDKLAERL; via the coding sequence ATGCACCAGGCTGATGTCGCAATCGTTGGTGGCGGAATTGTCGGCCTTGCCACGGCCTGGCAGATTGGCAATCGCTTTCCGCAGCTGCGCGTCGCCGTGCTCGAAAAAGAGCCCGAGGTCGGCACCCATCAAACCGGTCACAACAGCGGCGTGCTGCACTCCGGCATCTACTACAAGCCGGGCTCGCTGCGAGCCACCAATTGCCGTACCGGCAAAGCGGCGATGGAAGCGTTTTGCAAAGAGCAGGGCGTGCCGTACGACATCTGCGGCAAGGTGATCGTCGCCGTCAATGAACAGGAGCTGCCGCGACTTGAAATCATTTTTGAGCGAGGCCAGCAAAACGGCGTGCGGTGCGAAATGATCGGCCGCGAGCGCCTGTGCGAACTCGAGCCGCACACCGCGGGCATCAAGGCGATTCATGTTCCCGAAGCCGGCATCGTCAACTACGCCGCCGTCACGCGCAAGCTCGCAGAGATCTTGAAGCAGCGCGGCGGCGAAGTGCTGACCGGCTGGCAAGTGACGAAGATGCATGAAGAGCCGACCGGCGTCTTGTTGATTTCTCCCGCCGGCGAACTCATGGCGAAGCACGTCGTTACCACCGGCGGCTTGCACAGCGACCGCCTGGCCAAGCTCAGCGGCCATCCCACGCCGAACCGCATCGTGCCGTTTCGCGGCGAGTACTACGACCTCAAGCCCGAAGCCGAGCATTTCTGCCGCAACTTGATTTACCCCGTTCCCGATCCGTCGTTTCCTTTCCTCGGCGTGCATTTCACGCGGATGATCGAAGGGGGCATCGAATGCGGTCCGAATGCGGTGCTGGCCTTTGCCCGCGAAGGATATCGCAAAACCGACCTCAACTTCGGCGATCTCGTCGGCACGCTCACCTATGGCGGCTTTCTCCGCCTCGCTGCCAAGTACTGGCGCACCGGCGCCGGCGAAATGTGGCGATCGTGGAGCAAAGCCGCCTTCGTCCGCGCGCTGCAGCATCTCATTCCTGAGATCCGCAGCGAACACCTGGTCCCCGCGCGAACAGGAGTTCGCGCCCAAGCCATCACGCCCGATGGCCTGATCGTGGACGATTTTTTGATCGAAGGGACCGGCCGTTTCGTCAACGTCCTCAACGCACCGTCGCCCGCGGCGACATCGGCATTGAATGTGGGGAAGCTGATCCTCGACAAGTTGGCGGAGAGATTGTAG
- a CDS encoding MTH1187 family thiamine-binding protein has translation MVLLEFSIAPLEKGPSVGDYVARSLAIIEASGLDYRLHAMGTIIEGEVDQVLAVFQQCLAAISADCDRVSCTMKLDYRKDATGRLNAKVSSVEEKLGRKLKTIDAPG, from the coding sequence ATGGTGCTTCTCGAGTTCAGCATCGCGCCGCTGGAAAAAGGGCCGAGCGTCGGTGATTATGTCGCGCGGAGCCTGGCCATCATCGAAGCCAGCGGTCTCGACTATCGGCTGCATGCGATGGGGACGATCATCGAGGGAGAAGTTGACCAAGTGCTGGCCGTTTTTCAGCAGTGCCTGGCCGCGATCTCGGCCGATTGCGATCGCGTCAGCTGCACGATGAAGCTCGACTATCGCAAAGACGCAACGGGCCGATTGAACGCCAAGGTCAGCAGTGTGGAAGAAAAACTCGGCAGGAAGTTGAAGACCATCGATGCACCAGGCTGA
- a CDS encoding HEAT repeat domain-containing protein: MLRHSYLLPILLGFASFATTLLRAQPAAPEKPAADAPTVKKLIEELGADEFATREAATEQLARIGLPAYKAVEGAVQHPDREVRYRAERVLGRIRQTDLQRRLDAFIAGKEATDDYQLPGWTRFKKAFGDAESSRKNFVDLTKADPEMLQTLESNPKNVAELFGVRIQQNQQLAQFGGGGNTQLGYGQVAMLVFVAGEEDVSLNQNHNSVVFNYCSQANFADAITGSSRGDVPRKMLSRLILKSEDFAAYSAMSLARRFNMKEGLTCAEKILKANRQPHMASMALMTIAAMGDESHLPQIEKLFADTNLVTQMQEREKVMIKVEVRDSALAAALFLTKQDLKSYYTIPAGQAFSDPQMVLTNARIIGHSDEAKRAEVFKKWTDYRAKNPGPVEKKDDKAEEKPTADKPAEKAVDKNAADTVEKK; the protein is encoded by the coding sequence ATGCTCCGCCATTCCTACCTCCTACCGATTCTGCTCGGTTTTGCTTCCTTCGCTACCACGCTGCTTCGCGCTCAACCCGCCGCGCCGGAAAAGCCCGCCGCCGATGCACCGACGGTGAAGAAGCTGATCGAAGAACTCGGCGCCGATGAATTCGCCACGCGCGAAGCGGCCACCGAACAGCTCGCCCGTATTGGCTTGCCCGCTTACAAGGCGGTCGAAGGAGCCGTTCAACATCCTGACCGCGAGGTCCGTTACCGGGCCGAGCGCGTGCTGGGGCGTATCCGCCAGACGGATCTGCAGCGGCGGTTGGATGCATTCATCGCCGGCAAAGAAGCCACTGACGACTACCAGCTGCCGGGTTGGACTCGTTTCAAAAAGGCGTTCGGCGATGCCGAGTCATCGCGTAAGAACTTCGTCGACCTGACCAAGGCCGATCCTGAAATGCTGCAAACGCTCGAATCCAATCCCAAGAACGTAGCCGAATTGTTCGGCGTGCGTATTCAGCAGAATCAACAGCTCGCGCAGTTCGGCGGCGGTGGCAACACGCAGCTCGGTTACGGACAGGTGGCCATGTTGGTGTTCGTCGCCGGCGAGGAAGATGTCTCGCTCAATCAGAATCACAACAGCGTGGTTTTCAATTATTGCAGCCAGGCCAATTTCGCCGATGCGATCACCGGCAGTTCGCGCGGCGATGTGCCGAGGAAAATGCTCTCGCGACTGATCCTCAAGAGCGAAGATTTCGCCGCCTATTCGGCTATGTCGCTGGCCCGCCGGTTCAATATGAAGGAAGGCCTGACCTGCGCCGAAAAGATCCTCAAAGCCAACCGCCAGCCGCACATGGCCAGCATGGCGCTGATGACGATCGCGGCGATGGGCGACGAGTCGCATCTGCCGCAAATCGAAAAGCTCTTTGCCGACACCAACCTGGTGACGCAGATGCAAGAGCGCGAGAAGGTGATGATCAAAGTCGAAGTTCGCGATTCGGCCCTCGCTGCCGCGCTATTTCTGACCAAGCAAGATTTGAAGTCGTACTACACAATTCCCGCCGGCCAGGCCTTTAGCGATCCGCAAATGGTGCTGACCAACGCGCGCATCATCGGCCATTCGGACGAAGCCAAGCGAGCCGAAGTCTTCAAGAAGTGGACTGACTATCGAGCGAAGAATCCGGGCCCGGTGGAAAAGAAAGACGATAAAGCCGAAGAAAAGCCCACTGCGGATAAGCCAGCCGAAAAAGCGGTCGATAAGAACGCCGCAGACACGGTTGAGAAGAAATAA
- a CDS encoding adenylate kinase — MLIVFIGPPGAGKGTASRKLLDYLQIPHLSTGELLRAAKQSSPLGRLAAQYMDRGQLVPDPIVLSMVGEELDKPAFSRGCMFDGFPRTIQQAKSLDDSLRQRGTPLSIVIELKADEAELITRMLRRAATEKRVDDTPETIGRRMEVYHRQTSPLLDYYRKQGLLVSVDAMGSPDDVFELIRAAVDKKKVTVESAAG; from the coding sequence ATGTTGATTGTGTTCATCGGCCCGCCCGGCGCCGGCAAAGGTACAGCGTCGCGCAAATTGCTCGACTATCTGCAAATTCCTCACCTATCGACGGGCGAGTTGCTGCGGGCTGCCAAGCAGAGTTCACCGCTCGGCCGGCTCGCCGCGCAGTATATGGATCGTGGTCAACTCGTGCCCGATCCAATCGTGCTTAGCATGGTTGGCGAAGAGCTCGACAAGCCCGCCTTCAGCCGCGGCTGCATGTTCGATGGTTTTCCGCGTACCATTCAGCAAGCCAAGTCGCTGGATGATTCGCTTCGCCAGCGAGGCACGCCGCTCAGCATCGTCATCGAGCTCAAAGCCGATGAAGCGGAACTTATTACCCGCATGCTCCGCCGAGCCGCTACCGAAAAACGGGTCGACGATACGCCCGAAACGATCGGCCGGCGAATGGAAGTCTATCATCGGCAAACGTCGCCGCTGCTCGATTACTATCGCAAGCAGGGGTTGCTCGTATCGGTCGACGCGATGGGTTCGCCCGACGACGTCTTTGAATTGATCCGCGCCGCCGTCGATAAAAAAAAAGTGACGGTTGAGTCGGCAGCCGGCTAG
- the secY gene encoding preprotein translocase subunit SecY encodes MWEKFRAIFTIPELRQKILFTLILLAVFRIGYQIPLPIVDQEKMAERLQREDNSAFGNLLTKVAVFSAADMRVLTILGLGIMPYISASIILQLLGSVYKPLEDLRKEGETGRKKINEYTRYLTVAICIVQSYFYLRGMTAQGSQASVPLYDTFLVISSTGSPYLHPAWFFTCLAIMTCGTLFVMWLGEQIDEFGIGNGISLLIMAGILAQMPKAMMNFFANMQWQLTGFNGTPGIETLVILLFLFVIVVMGVCFITLGQRQIPTQSAKHVRGRRVFGGSRQYLPLKLNQSGVMPIIFASSMLMLPAFLFQWLGTQTQNATIAAIANSLGQGSSFIYNLLYVALIYFFSYFWMAITFNPKEMAENLKDFGTFIPGYRPGRRTAEHLEKVMIRITYVGAGFLALVAIVPTIISAWLKVDPGVASFYGGTGLLIAVSVAFDLIQKIDSHLVMRDYRGLLEA; translated from the coding sequence ATGTGGGAGAAATTCCGAGCCATCTTCACCATTCCTGAACTGCGGCAGAAGATTCTCTTCACGCTGATTCTGCTCGCTGTGTTCCGGATTGGTTATCAAATTCCCCTGCCGATCGTCGACCAGGAAAAGATGGCCGAACGGCTGCAGCGGGAAGACAATTCCGCCTTCGGCAACCTGCTCACCAAGGTGGCAGTGTTTAGCGCGGCCGACATGCGGGTCCTCACGATCCTCGGCCTCGGCATCATGCCGTACATCTCGGCCTCGATCATTCTGCAGTTGCTCGGCAGCGTCTATAAACCGCTCGAAGACTTGCGGAAAGAAGGCGAAACCGGGCGGAAAAAGATCAACGAATACACTCGCTATCTGACGGTCGCGATTTGCATCGTGCAGAGTTACTTCTATCTGCGGGGCATGACAGCGCAGGGTTCACAAGCGTCGGTGCCGCTTTACGACACCTTCCTGGTGATCTCATCGACAGGTTCGCCATATTTGCATCCGGCTTGGTTTTTTACCTGCCTGGCGATCATGACCTGCGGCACCCTGTTTGTGATGTGGTTGGGTGAACAGATCGACGAGTTCGGCATTGGCAACGGCATTAGCTTGTTGATCATGGCCGGCATTCTGGCTCAGATGCCGAAGGCGATGATGAACTTCTTTGCCAACATGCAATGGCAGCTCACTGGTTTCAACGGCACGCCCGGTATCGAAACGCTGGTGATCTTGCTGTTCCTGTTCGTGATTGTGGTGATGGGCGTTTGCTTCATAACGCTCGGTCAACGGCAGATTCCCACCCAAAGCGCCAAGCATGTTCGCGGTCGTCGCGTCTTTGGTGGTTCGCGTCAATACCTGCCGCTGAAGCTCAATCAGTCGGGCGTGATGCCGATCATCTTTGCCAGCAGCATGCTTATGTTGCCGGCGTTTTTGTTTCAGTGGCTGGGAACCCAGACCCAAAACGCGACCATCGCCGCAATTGCCAATTCACTGGGCCAAGGCAGCTCGTTTATCTACAACCTCCTATATGTCGCGCTGATTTACTTCTTCAGCTACTTCTGGATGGCGATCACGTTCAATCCCAAGGAAATGGCCGAGAACCTCAAGGATTTCGGCACGTTCATTCCAGGTTACCGGCCAGGCCGACGGACCGCGGAGCATTTGGAAAAGGTGATGATCCGCATCACGTACGTGGGCGCCGGCTTTTTGGCCCTGGTGGCCATCGTGCCGACGATCATCTCAGCTTGGCTGAAGGTTGATCCAGGTGTGGCTAGTTTCTATGGCGGTACGGGGCTGCTCATCGCGGTGAGCGTGGCCTTCGATTTGATTCAAAAGATCGATAGTCACCTGGTCATGCGTGACTATCGTGGTCTGCTCGAAGCATAG
- the rplO gene encoding 50S ribosomal protein L15, whose product MSLHEVNQGVHKHKRPNRLGRGIGSGQGKTSGRGHKGQMARSGWKQLPIFQGGGSPLVRRVPKRGFTNSFALTITSINVSEIQDLFEAGEEVNIASLQAKGLLKKTFDVLKILGNGDLSKKLKVSAHRFSETAKEKIEKAGGTATVIPGRTPVAEKQAASRAAKGKKTSDNKAAKKR is encoded by the coding sequence ATGAGCTTGCACGAAGTAAATCAAGGCGTTCACAAACACAAGCGTCCGAACCGGTTGGGTCGCGGCATTGGCTCCGGCCAGGGCAAGACCTCGGGTCGCGGTCACAAGGGTCAGATGGCCCGTTCGGGTTGGAAGCAACTGCCGATTTTCCAAGGTGGCGGTAGCCCCCTGGTTCGTCGCGTGCCGAAGCGTGGTTTCACCAACTCGTTCGCCCTGACTATTACCAGCATCAACGTCAGCGAAATCCAAGATTTGTTTGAAGCCGGCGAAGAAGTCAATATCGCCAGCCTCCAAGCCAAGGGTTTGCTGAAGAAGACCTTCGACGTTTTGAAGATCCTGGGCAACGGCGATCTGAGCAAGAAGCTCAAGGTCTCGGCCCATCGCTTCAGCGAAACGGCCAAGGAAAAGATCGAGAAGGCTGGCGGCACGGCGACGGTCATTCCAGGCCGCACCCCAGTTGCCGAAAAGCAAGCCGCGTCTCGCGCTGCCAAGGGTAAGAAGACGAGCGACAACAAGGCGGCCAAGAAACGATAA
- the rpsE gene encoding 30S ribosomal protein S5, producing MSNESNRGEFVDKTVQIKRCAAVVKGGRRFSFAAMVVVGDGKGRVGWGYGKANEVPPAVEKGQKQATRTLVTVPLVNDTIPHAVRAKFGSADVLLMPAGGGTGIIAGAAVRSVCEAAGIKNIITKSMGTSNQITVVKAAIKALKQLRTTADTERLRGVTLS from the coding sequence GTGTCTAACGAATCGAATCGTGGTGAGTTTGTCGACAAGACTGTCCAGATCAAGCGGTGCGCCGCAGTGGTCAAGGGTGGTCGTCGATTCAGTTTTGCGGCGATGGTCGTCGTCGGCGACGGCAAGGGCCGCGTCGGTTGGGGCTATGGCAAGGCCAACGAAGTGCCGCCAGCCGTGGAAAAAGGTCAAAAGCAAGCGACTCGTACCCTGGTTACCGTTCCCCTTGTGAACGACACCATTCCCCACGCCGTGCGGGCCAAGTTCGGTTCGGCCGACGTGCTCTTGATGCCGGCCGGTGGCGGTACGGGCATCATCGCGGGCGCTGCCGTTCGCTCGGTTTGCGAAGCAGCGGGCATTAAGAACATCATCACCAAGAGCATGGGCACCAGCAATCAGATCACGGTCGTCAAAGCCGCGATCAAGGCCCTGAAGCAATTACGCACGACCGCTGATACGGAGCGTCTGCGGGGAGTTACGTTGTCATGA
- the rplR gene encoding 50S ribosomal protein L18 — translation MDKQRTLGGRRERRAYRVRKHFKHGGGRPRLSVNRSHKNMAVQIIDDVTGTTLVAASTQDKDLRAEFKYGGNKDAAAKIGKIIAERALAKGIKEVAFDRGHLRYHGRVASLADAAREGGLSF, via the coding sequence ATGGACAAGCAACGAACTTTGGGTGGCCGTCGCGAACGTCGCGCCTACCGCGTGCGGAAGCACTTCAAGCATGGCGGCGGTCGTCCGCGGCTGTCGGTCAATCGCAGCCACAAGAACATGGCTGTGCAGATCATCGACGATGTGACCGGCACCACGCTGGTTGCGGCCAGCACGCAGGACAAGGATCTCCGCGCCGAGTTCAAATACGGCGGCAATAAGGACGCAGCGGCCAAGATCGGCAAGATCATTGCTGAACGGGCGCTGGCCAAGGGAATCAAAGAGGTCGCGTTCGATCGCGGTCATTTGCGGTATCATGGTCGGGTCGCGTCGCTGGCCGATGCTGCTCGCGAAGGTGGTTTGAGCTTCTAG
- the rplF gene encoding 50S ribosomal protein L6, producing the protein MSRIGNKPVAIIDGVKVGVNGRTVNVEGPKGKLSWEHRPEVCVAVDGKNVVVKRANDEREARAFHGLTRAVINNMIFGCKNGYEKRLEIVGVGYQATLKGKNLSLRVGFANELVRAIPEGLNVTVPDSTHVVIQGPDKQRVGQFAAELRQLRKPEPYKGKGVRYQGEQIKLKPGKAASK; encoded by the coding sequence ATGTCACGAATTGGAAATAAACCGGTTGCCATCATCGACGGCGTCAAAGTCGGCGTGAATGGCCGGACCGTGAACGTCGAAGGCCCCAAGGGCAAGCTCAGCTGGGAACACCGGCCTGAAGTTTGCGTAGCGGTCGACGGCAAGAACGTTGTCGTGAAGCGGGCCAACGATGAGCGCGAAGCTCGGGCCTTCCACGGCCTGACCCGCGCCGTGATCAACAACATGATCTTCGGCTGCAAGAACGGCTACGAAAAGCGGCTCGAGATCGTTGGCGTCGGTTACCAAGCCACGCTGAAGGGCAAGAACCTGTCGCTACGGGTTGGTTTCGCCAACGAGTTGGTGCGGGCCATTCCCGAAGGCTTAAACGTGACCGTGCCGGACTCGACGCACGTCGTGATCCAAGGCCCCGACAAGCAACGGGTTGGTCAGTTCGCTGCCGAACTCCGTCAGCTCCGCAAGCCGGAACCATACAAAGGCAAGGGTGTGCGTTACCAGGGCGAGCAGATCAAGCTCAAGCCAGGTAAGGCCGCTTCGAAGTAA
- the rpsH gene encoding 30S ribosomal protein S8: MLTDPIADMLTRIRNAVSVERPSVDVPLSLLKRGLADVLKREGYIWDWQVVELDPVPQLRLELKYGPAGEHVIQHIKRVSSPGRRVFRRAKELRPVLNGQGITILSTSGGVVSDREARQKNIGGEVLCEIW, encoded by the coding sequence ATGTTGACTGACCCAATCGCGGATATGTTGACCCGCATCCGAAACGCCGTCTCGGTGGAGCGGCCCAGCGTAGATGTGCCGCTTTCGTTGTTGAAGCGCGGCCTGGCCGATGTGCTGAAGCGCGAAGGCTACATCTGGGACTGGCAGGTCGTGGAACTCGACCCCGTGCCACAGCTCCGTTTGGAGCTCAAGTACGGCCCGGCTGGCGAGCACGTCATCCAGCACATCAAGCGCGTCAGCTCGCCTGGTCGACGGGTTTTCCGTCGTGCCAAGGAACTGCGTCCCGTGCTGAACGGCCAAGGGATCACCATTTTGAGCACCAGTGGCGGCGTGGTCAGCGATCGCGAAGCCCGGCAAAAGAACATCGGCGGCGAAGTGCTGTGCGAAATCTGGTAA
- a CDS encoding type Z 30S ribosomal protein S14, with amino-acid sequence MASNSKIAKAKQPAKFSTRQHRRCQLCGRPRAVYRKFGICRICFRNLADKGLIPGVRKASW; translated from the coding sequence GTGGCAAGCAACTCGAAGATTGCCAAAGCCAAGCAGCCGGCGAAGTTTTCGACCCGGCAGCACCGGCGTTGTCAGCTATGCGGTCGCCCCCGGGCCGTGTACCGGAAGTTCGGCATCTGTCGTATTTGTTTTCGCAATCTCGCGGACAAAGGGTTGATTCCCGGTGTTCGTAAAGCCAGTTGGTAA
- the rplE gene encoding 50S ribosomal protein L5, giving the protein MQTKYQKEAIPALAEKLGRSNPMSLPRLEKIVVNMGVGIATQEKKHLEVAVEAMGLITGQKPIVTKSRKAISAFKLREDMPIGCKVTLRGRKMYEFFDRLVSIALPRVRDFRGVNRKAFDGNGSYSLGLSEQLVFPELNPDKFLRVQGMNITFVIRNASDDESRELLRILGVPFQAEVKKEPKPAAAPK; this is encoded by the coding sequence CTGCAGACTAAATACCAAAAGGAAGCCATTCCTGCACTAGCAGAAAAGCTGGGGCGGAGTAACCCAATGTCCTTGCCACGACTCGAAAAGATCGTGGTGAACATGGGTGTCGGCATCGCGACGCAGGAAAAGAAGCACTTGGAAGTTGCCGTCGAAGCGATGGGGTTGATCACCGGTCAAAAGCCGATCGTCACCAAGTCGCGCAAGGCGATCTCGGCTTTCAAGCTGCGAGAAGACATGCCGATCGGCTGCAAGGTTACCTTGCGTGGCCGAAAAATGTATGAGTTTTTCGACCGCCTGGTCTCGATCGCTCTGCCTCGCGTCCGCGACTTTCGCGGTGTGAATCGCAAAGCCTTCGACGGCAATGGCAGCTATAGCCTGGGGTTGTCGGAACAGCTCGTGTTTCCGGAGTTGAATCCGGACAAATTCCTGCGAGTGCAGGGAATGAACATTACGTTCGTCATTCGGAATGCCTCGGACGATGAGTCGCGTGAGCTGCTCCGAATCCTCGGCGTGCCGTTTCAAGCAGAAGTCAAAAAAGAGCCCAAGCCAGCCGCCGCCCCCAAGTAA
- the rplX gene encoding 50S ribosomal protein L24 — protein MHIKTGDIVEVIAGDDKDVKGKVLHIDREKGRLTVEGVNKVYKHVKRSQRNPQGGRLSKEMPVQISNVLLMCPKCNKGVRTGVKEENGVKHRVCKKCNASLGEVSKSKKKVAAK, from the coding sequence ATGCACATTAAAACTGGCGATATCGTGGAAGTGATTGCCGGCGACGACAAAGACGTCAAAGGCAAAGTGCTGCACATCGATCGTGAAAAAGGTCGGTTGACGGTCGAAGGCGTCAACAAGGTCTATAAGCACGTCAAACGCAGCCAACGCAACCCACAAGGTGGCCGTCTGTCGAAAGAAATGCCGGTCCAGATCTCGAACGTCCTCCTGATGTGCCCAAAGTGCAACAAGGGTGTGCGAACGGGTGTGAAGGAAGAGAACGGCGTGAAGCATCGCGTTTGCAAGAAGTGCAACGCTTCGCTCGGCGAAGTTTCGAAGTCCAAGAAGAAGGTCGCCGCGAAGTAG
- the rplN gene encoding 50S ribosomal protein L14 — MIQQETRLAVADNTGAKEVMCIKVLGGSKKRSAGIGDVIICSVKSVIAGSEIKKKAVVRGVVVRTKSPARRKDGSYVKFDSNAVVLIDADNNPRGTRIFGAVARELREMSFMKIVSLASEVV, encoded by the coding sequence ATGATTCAACAAGAAACTCGCCTGGCGGTGGCTGACAACACCGGCGCCAAAGAGGTGATGTGCATCAAGGTGCTCGGCGGCTCGAAGAAGCGGTCGGCTGGCATTGGTGACGTCATCATTTGCAGCGTGAAGAGCGTGATCGCCGGCAGCGAAATCAAAAAGAAGGCCGTTGTACGCGGCGTGGTGGTTCGTACCAAGAGCCCCGCTCGTCGCAAGGACGGTAGCTATGTGAAGTTCGACAGCAACGCGGTCGTGCTGATCGATGCGGACAACAATCCGCGTGGCACTCGCATTTTCGGCGCAGTAGCCCGCGAACTCCGCGAAATGTCATTCATGAAAATCGTCAGCCTGGCGAGCGAGGTGGTCTAA
- the rpsQ gene encoding 30S ribosomal protein S17, producing MPKRLLIGQVTRDSSPTTRRVEVPRLVKHEVYGKTMRRRTICYAHDADGISKNGDTVEIEESRPLSKLKRWVLTRVVAKASASQNAAIVAETPAS from the coding sequence ATGCCCAAGCGATTGTTGATCGGCCAGGTGACTCGCGATTCGTCTCCGACGACCCGGCGTGTCGAAGTGCCGCGCCTTGTGAAGCACGAAGTCTACGGCAAGACGATGCGTCGCCGGACGATTTGCTACGCTCACGACGCCGATGGCATCTCGAAGAACGGTGATACCGTCGAGATCGAAGAATCGCGTCCGCTGTCGAAGCTGAAGCGCTGGGTGCTGACCCGCGTGGTCGCCAAGGCCTCGGCTTCGCAGAACGCTGCGATCGTCGCCGAGACCCCCGCCTCCTAG
- the rpmC gene encoding 50S ribosomal protein L29, whose amino-acid sequence MKAAELRQMSDEQLVLTIEETEKSLFKLRMQASTERLDVPSELRRQRRLIARVKTVQSEKAKAAAK is encoded by the coding sequence ATGAAAGCTGCAGAACTGCGACAGATGAGCGACGAGCAACTTGTGCTCACGATTGAAGAGACTGAAAAGTCGTTGTTCAAGCTGCGGATGCAGGCCTCGACCGAACGGCTCGACGTTCCTAGCGAACTCCGCCGGCAACGTCGCCTGATTGCTCGCGTGAAGACGGTTCAATCGGAAAAAGCCAAGGCCGCCGCCAAGTAA
- the rplP gene encoding 50S ribosomal protein L16: protein MALMPKRVKHRKSQRGRIKGKATRGNKVAFGDFGLQALMGGWIKATTIESGRIAAQQYIRGEGRLYIRIFPHKSVTSRPLETRMGKGKGEPDHWVAVVKEGTVLFELAGVTEAQAKLCFARLAHKMPIPCRMVRRRPA from the coding sequence ATGGCCCTGATGCCCAAGCGAGTGAAGCACCGAAAAAGCCAAAGAGGACGTATAAAAGGTAAAGCCACCCGAGGCAACAAAGTTGCCTTCGGTGACTTCGGCCTGCAGGCTTTGATGGGTGGCTGGATCAAGGCAACCACGATCGAGTCGGGACGTATTGCGGCTCAGCAATACATCCGCGGCGAGGGTCGGTTGTACATCCGCATCTTCCCGCACAAGTCGGTGACGTCTCGCCCGCTCGAAACCCGGATGGGTAAGGGTAAAGGCGAACCAGATCACTGGGTGGCTGTGGTGAAGGAAGGGACTGTGTTGTTTGAATTGGCTGGTGTGACCGAGGCTCAAGCAAAGCTTTGCTTTGCTCGTCTCGCCCACAAGATGCCGATTCCGTGCCGCATGGTTCGCCGTCGTCCTGCCTAG